CCAGCACCTGATGAACATCAGGCGCTGCGGAAATTCCGAAAGCTTCTTTTTCATCGAGGTGGGCCGCTTCTCGTCGATCGGGCCGGGGGAGATATGGATGCAGGTGGACGACTCGGTGGTGGCGCAGAAAATGCACGAGACTCTCCTCAATACCATGAAGGCTCTCAAGGCATACGTGGAGGTCAGGCCCCGGAGTAAGAGCCAGTCATCGGGCTCCAATCCCATGCCGTTTGTCACCACGCACCGCCACCTAAGCAACCTGCCGCCAAGCCAGACGGGCCTGCAGCGGCGATCCAGGCTGGAATCGGCGGTGGGAACGCCGCCGTCCAGTAAGAGCTCGGGTGCCAGCGGTTACCGCTTCCGCACATCCAGCGAGGGGGAGGGCACCATGAGCCGGCTCTTTCGTTCCACCACGGGAAGCCTGGTCCACCTGAATTCGGGGCGTCCTCATCTTGGCCGCGCCGAGGGCGATCAGGCCGGCAGTGGCGGCGCCGCGACGGGAAACGCCGGCGGCGGGCGCCACGTGCGGGCCGCCCCGGGGTCGTCGACCTCCAACTACCACGCCCGCTCCGCCTCCCTCCCGGTGTCCCACCCTTTCACCACAAGCCCGGTGAGCGTGTCCTCCAGCAGCGGCCACGGTTCCGTCTCGGACACGCTCACCCGCCCGTCCAGCGCTTCGATATGCGGCTCTCCATCCGACGGCGGCTTCAACTCCTCTGACGAGTACGGATCCAGCCCCGGTGACTTCAGGTACTTCAGGGTGCGCAGCAACACCCCCGATTCCCTGGGCAACACCCCGCCGATCAGAGAGGAGAACTGCCTGAGTGACTACATGGCCGTGGGCTGGAACCGGGAGGCGTTTGGCGCCGGCTCCGGGAACAACAGCGGCGCCAACACGCCGCGAGACGAGAGCACGTCCACGACCGAGGACGAACGCTTTTTTCCgcacaggaggaggagaagcgccGGACCCGGAGTAGTAGCCGTTTATCCAAAAATGACTCAAACCAATTTTTCCTCGGAAGAAGGGGCCGACGCCTCGGGCGGCTCCTGCTCCGAGCAGGGCCAGCAGAACCGCTCGTCGACGTCGCTCTCCTCCACCAAGGAAGATAGCGGCTACGTGGCCATGTTGCACGGCGCTGCTCCGTCGCCGAGGGACGCGCCTCCCGACTACGTTCCCATGCATCCCGGCTTTCATCCCGTTTCCCACCCCCATCAATTTCAGAGCCCGACTTTGGGTCCGCGCTCGGCCAAGCCCCAGCCGCAGTCCTCCGTCGACACCCACGGCTACATGATGATGCTACCGGGATGCCGCGGCGGCTCTCCTTCCCCGGCGCGGACCTCCCGCGGTGGCTCCGGCGCGGCGTCTGCCGGCGGGAGCGACGGCGTCGCGGAGAGACCGGCGAATGCGGCCTACATGGACATGTCATGCGCCGGCGGTGCTGGGCAGAAGTCGGAAGGCAGCGGCGCGTCCCACGGCGCCGACGCCTGGAGGTCTTTCAGCCCTTATTTTTCGCTCCCTCGCTCCTACAAGGCGCCCACCGGAGAGCGCGACCAGAAGGAGTGCGACGACTACGTTCCAATGGCTTCTCTGGCCAAGGCGGTCCACTCGTCAGTCGCCACGGCTTCCCTATCCACGCCTGAGAGGGGCTGCGGTTGCACCTCCACACCCTCGCACCCACCCCCGCCTTACGGAGCCCACCACGCCACGGCCGACGGGCGCGTCGCCAGACCCAACCGCCTCCCTTTAGGCAGGAGAAGTTTCCACGGTCTGCCGCGAGTCAGTGAACCCTCCGCCTCACCCGCGCTTACCTCCACCTCGGCCCCCGCAGCCGGGCCCCCACCTGGAAGGCCCTCGAGTCCCGGAGAGTATATCAACATCGACTTTGGTGATCATTACCCCCGCCAACAGCAGCCCCCCGCCTACGCGCTTTCCACCAACgatgaagccccccccaccctggcATCCGGCGACCACCGTCGAACCCCTCCCTTGCCCCAAACCAGTCAAGACTACATGAGCATGGAGGTGGGCCGCGAGCATCGGGACAGCGCCGGGTGTCTAGACAAGAGCCAGTCGCCTCGACCCAGCCTGGTGGCCCCCTGGAACCCGCCCAGCTATATCCGACCCTTGGCTAGCAATCCCGCCGCCCCGGCCTCCCCCGGGGTCCACGCCGGAGGTCACTGGAGGTCGGCGGGCGACGACTACACGAATATGATATACAGCAGGAAGAGCGAAAGGACTCCGGCGAACCCCGCCGACGTGCTGCAGCATCTCTGCGTGCTGGAGGGATGTTACGGGCACGCTTCCTCCTCCATACCCCCCACGTTGCCCCCGAGGAGCCCGCCGCACCCCCTGGAGCCCAAGGTCGTCCGGGCCGACCCTCAAGGCAGGAGGAGACACAGCTCGGAAAccttctcctccacctcctcctctacTTCAACGCCTTCCGGGGGACCGTCTTCCGCGACCCACTTGACGCCGGCGGACCCCCCGCCCTCAAACGGTTCACACGCTCCTGAAGTCCAAGCCTCAAGATGCGCCGGCTTGGCGTCTTTCGACAGCGCGTGGATGTCTGTGGAAAGCCGCGGGGACCCGCCGGTTGACCGAGCTCCGGTCGGCTCGTCAGACCCGGCGGGCGTGGCAACCGGCGCCCCGGCGTCCCCCTCGACCCCGACCAGCAGAATGTACGGAAGCGACGCGTCTGTGGGATACCAAAATGGCCTCAACTACATCGCCTTGGAGGTGAGAGATGTCGGGAGCTGTGCGGACGCAACCCCGTCGACGGGTGTCGCCGAGGGCTCGGCGATGCCGGAGAACGGGGCCTACGCCAGTCTCGACAAATCAGACGTCCCCATGACAACCCAGGGTGAGTACGTGCATGCGCGTGTGCCTTTGAAATGGAAACTTTCTTGTTTGTGTGGATAAGCGAGACGGCGAGAGGAAATTCGGGGCATAGAAGGATCTTTTGAAAGCCCACCGCCATTTTTGTGAACCTTTTCTACCAAAAAACGCAAGCGAGTGTGTGTGGCAGAAGTGTGTTGAATGAAATTGTGGCCTAAGCTTAAACTTCTTAAACGCAAGTCTTGCAATAAtattatacagtcaaacctcggttttcgagtgtctctgttctcgaccaaatcggttttcaaccaaaaatttcgagtttttaatTTAccggtagtattttttttttttaaacctcggattacgaccgaaaatcggttctcgaccaaactgggcgcacttgaatgcgccactcgactcctcttgccttccttacacgaggaagtgacgcttcctcgtgtagcggtCCATTGTTTGCAGACGTGTTCGTACATCCATCcgtcttctaccgcttattttggccgggtcgcgggggcagcagctttagcagggaggCCCAGATTtccctcttccagctctccccgaggcgttcccaggacacctgggtgacatagtctctccagcgtgtcctgggttgtcCTCGGGATCTCCTCACGGTGGAACATgccccggaacacctcaccagggaggcgttcaggcatcacactcggctgcgaaacactccagtgagatgtgtttttgtttttttaaagcatggtTTCAGTTTTTGAACAGATCGGTTTTCAAAccgccttctggaacggattacggttgaaaaccgaggtatgactgtattgtGCATACTAACACGATCAAAGAACGCAGCGTAGATGTAAAGGACTCGCTAACTCCCGTTTTACTGCTTTTTGTTTAACAGGGATGGCAATCTTccgcggatacgcggaaatctgccgttttatttcttaaattgatcatttttgtgaattgtctaaatccgttgagaaaattttagggggggtcaggtaccttatcgtcgagttttcacgagctctcccgatccatcttccgattgtaaacagccctgcgattggacgtgtatgatgtcttacttgttacaatacaatacaatacaatccatgctgatttatatagcgctttcacaacagcggcagctgtaacaaagcgctttacaaaacagttaacataaagtaaaataataaacacaacacataacataaaacacggacagtcatgcagttctaaccacttttccatcacacgctttgttgtttgaagcagtttgagatgaaagaggagagaatcaaagtgtcctttaaccagtggatcagagacgtcatgctcaaaatgtgcacacgtcggctacaagctaagtttcaaagtcaacaagaagctgtagcatccattgacgaaaaaagagattggttcacttctcctgtcccatggaaatccatttcaattccaagcggcgactcacggttccaaatacgcatcggcgctcttcgccaacgctcctctctcctcatcctcaacttcagcggccatccatccagccgcaccaacgccgactgtccaacagcgctgatatagccactgaacaaatcggggttgtgaaaaatgctgcccattactggcgcaaaaaacacaagcgccccaggtctgtccagcaccgacagtcaatggcgccgacattcctcccaatcaaaatctgtgctggtacaggcgtgctgccgagaaggcgcaaccaccaagcacagatactgctcctttgacgaatgtcgtggccaaaaagcgctgaaaacagtccatatcaggtccacacaatgaaacaacaaacaacatgtgacaaaacaaaagacaaaaacagcaaaaaagaacaaaaaagcaaggctcttgaagagcacttgccgaaggctgcctactcgggcgccatcttggggggggaaaaaaaaaattttcatcactagccattacCATCCCCTGTTTAAGGTATCGGGTACTTTTTGCAGGCTGCTGATACTAGCCTCTGAtacttaagtaaaaaaaaaaaaatctaacatcgAGTAAGTCCTCCGTGGCAGTGGTTGGTGCTTCACTGCTACCGTTTGACACATCGGCGTATCGTCATCGTCtgcgtcagaaaaaaaaattggttgaaAGTTTTGCTTCTTGGATTTTTGATTGGCTAAAATGTCCTGTTGACACGCATGTGACAACCAAAACTTGAACCGCCTTTAAAACTCAAACCGCTCATCTGTTCACGCTTAATTCCAAATAATAATCTGACAATCTGACAATAATCTGTTTAATatcatttcaaattttaaaatattccaAAACGAAGATATCTATTCGAGTCACGGCCGCCGACGCTTTGATGTCATCATCGCGGCGGCGTGTCAAGGCAACGCGTCATCTCTCAGGAATGTGCTTTGCTCTCAGCTGCGGCATGGACGTGATGGCAACACACCTGGTTCGTTTATAGTAGGGGGGGAGGGGCGTCTTTTAGCCGTTGCATTTGGAGCGCCAAGGCAGCAGTGGATGTGCCCTTTTCTTTGGGGAGTGGATATGGGGCAATAAGGGGTTAGCGGGAGTGCACGGTGGATTGTCGCTGGGGTCAGGGGAGATGTcggagaaagtgtgtgtgtggccttttTGCTCTCGAGTTGCCACCGATACGGTCAGCGGCCTTCTATATTTACACTTCTATTTCCAGGCTGATGTGAATTTATGGGCGTGTTTGTAACAAGACCTCCATTTCCTCTCGGAGTGCTCTCAAGGGTTTCACAGACGGATTTATCCGTCAcataatatactgtgtgtgtgtgtgtctacacaGTGATACCTCTGCCTCTTGTTCCgaatgaaatttcaagataGGAAAAGGTAAAAAATACGGTATGAGCTGctagtcgcagctccgagtttcctgaatgcaacatttttatagctgctctgccattggctattaccagtgttgtgtccgaggaccggcaatccgaggccaaggccaaaggTCAAGGATTTGACTCCCGAGGccaggaccaaggaccgcccctcagTCAGtggagccggtcctcgaggccaagcaCTGGCTCGAGGAA
This window of the Hippocampus zosterae strain Florida chromosome 1, ASM2543408v3, whole genome shotgun sequence genome carries:
- the LOC127598457 gene encoding insulin receptor substrate 2-A gives rise to the protein MRSRMANFTNYQEGKATKLMLETQQRTVGSKSADANVDGSVREPPSPIINISGGGGGSGGGGFRCHQLPPSYHHHLESYHYELASHHHLHHLSADVAESPGKKSSSPVEHSSSSTSSGGGLAYETGGLSNPPDAVDDIRKCGYLRKQKHGHKRFFVLRASSHLGPSRLEYYDNEKKFRSTLRGGAGPVGPSSPKRVIYLYQCFTVNKRADSKNKHLIALYTKDEYFAIVAESEQDQEDWYVAISELMNEGRKGHLITDDLDDGYGTVTPGTVFKEVWHVNVKPKGLGQTKNLTGLYRLCLSSKTLHLIKLNSETPCVNQHLMNIRRCGNSESFFFIEVGRFSSIGPGEIWMQVDDSVVAQKMHETLLNTMKALKAYVEVRPRSKSQSSGSNPMPFVTTHRHLSNLPPSQTGLQRRSRLESAVGTPPSSKSSGASGYRFRTSSEGEGTMSRLFRSTTGSLVHLNSGRPHLGRAEGDQAGSGGAATGNAGGGRHVRAAPGSSTSNYHARSASLPVSHPFTTSPVSVSSSSGHGSVSDTLTRPSSASICGSPSDGGFNSSDEYGSSPGDFRYFRVRSNTPDSLGNTPPIREENCLSDYMAVGWNREAFGAGSGNNSGANTPRDESTSTTEDERFFPHRRRRSAGPGVVAVYPKMTQTNFSSEEGADASGGSCSEQGQQNRSSTSLSSTKEDSGYVAMLHGAAPSPRDAPPDYVPMHPGFHPVSHPHQFQSPTLGPRSAKPQPQSSVDTHGYMMMLPGCRGGSPSPARTSRGGSGAASAGGSDGVAERPANAAYMDMSCAGGAGQKSEGSGASHGADAWRSFSPYFSLPRSYKAPTGERDQKECDDYVPMASLAKAVHSSVATASLSTPERGCGCTSTPSHPPPPYGAHHATADGRVARPNRLPLGRRSFHGLPRVSEPSASPALTSTSAPAAGPPPGRPSSPGEYINIDFGDHYPRQQQPPAYALSTNDEAPPTLASGDHRRTPPLPQTSQDYMSMEVGREHRDSAGCLDKSQSPRPSLVAPWNPPSYIRPLASNPAAPASPGVHAGGHWRSAGDDYTNMIYSRKSERTPANPADVLQHLCVLEGCYGHASSSIPPTLPPRSPPHPLEPKVVRADPQGRRRHSSETFSSTSSSTSTPSGGPSSATHLTPADPPPSNGSHAPEVQASRCAGLASFDSAWMSVESRGDPPVDRAPVGSSDPAGVATGAPASPSTPTSRMYGSDASVGYQNGLNYIALEVRDVGSCADATPSTGVAEGSAMPENGAYASLDKSDVPMTTQD